The following are encoded in a window of Longimicrobium sp. genomic DNA:
- a CDS encoding amino acid adenylation domain-containing protein, which translates to MQSTLTLTERERLLELARAARLERSWSQLSPIEPADRGARLPLSFAQQRLWFLEQLGALGSAYHIPGRLRLRGELDAGALARALERIVARHEALRTTFAAVDGEPEQRVAPAAGSRFHLAAHDLRGRAGADAELERLSAEEADAPFDLERGPLVRGRLVRLAKDDHVLLLTMHHIVADAWSMGVLVDELAALYGAYREGGDDPLPPLPVQYADYAAWQRRWVDGEVLRRQADYWTRTLAGAPELLELPADHPRPARQDHSGGAVRVELDEALTAGLKVLGRRHGATLFMTLLAGWATVLGRLSGQDDVVVGTPTANRGRKEVEGLVGLFVNTLALRVDLSDSPTVAGLLERVKARALEAQQNQDIPFEQVVELLRPARSLAHHPVFQVMFAWQSAPRASRELPGVELALMRGSRRVTAKFDLELRLGEAGGRVEGVVEYAASLFERATVERWAGYLRRVLEAMAAGDGRSVERLELLSDAERRQVVEEWNATAADYPRDVCVHELFEAQVERTPGAVALVCAGEALTYRELDARANRLARHLRGRGVGPETRVGICLPRTPDLVVSLLAVLKAGGAYVPLEPNYPRERLGFMLEDAEVETIVTTSELAGRLPEGGARALRLDVLRDEIARESDAAPGSGAAPGNLSHVIFTSGSTGRPKGVMIRHSSGVARLCWLRENVGDAERSAVLFSSSASFDVSFTEVFGALAWGGRLVVAENALALASLPEPVTYASMVPTAAAELLRTGGFPACVKVVLFAGETLPPEVVHALHALGTLERVVNLYGPTEDTTYSTSWPVPEGARHISIGRPMALTRAYVLDGELQPAPVGVAGDLYLAGEGLARGYARRPGLTAASFLPDPFGPPGSRVYRTLDRARWRGDGTLEFAGRADFQVKVRGFRIEPGEIESRLVEHPGVRAAVVVARGDTPADRRLVAYYVGDAVGADALRAHLAERLPEYMVPAAFVALERLPVTPNGKLDRRALPDPGADAYARRGYEAPVGEVETALAEVWSEVLGVERVGRRDHFFELGGHSLLAVRLAERMRRRGLYAEVAALFATPTLAELAAAVGGAPREVRAPANGIPTPCDAVTPEMLPLVELSQAEIDRVAAGVAGGAANVQDVYPLAPLQEGILFHHLAAAEGDPYLMAGLYGFDDRARLDAWLAALRAVVARHDVLRTSVAWEGLREPVQVVWREAPLRVEEVELDPAGGDAAEQLYRRFDPRRHRIDVRRAPLLRLHVARDEARGRWLLLLLLHHLCSDHASLEVLQEEVRAHLEGRADLLPAPPPFRDYVAQARLGVGRGEHEAFFRELLGGVEEPTAPFGLLDAWGDGSGIAEAALAVDPALAARLGERARALGVSAAAVCHVAWAQVLARASGRGDVVFGTVLFGRMSGGAGSDRALGPFINTLPVRVRVASQGVEAAVLGTHRQLAELLRHEHASLALAQRCSGVAAPAPLFTALLNYRHSRRPGEAGASGMRGLRANARTNYPLTLAVDDLGDGLALRAFAPATVGPERVCAMVHRALEGVVEALEAEPGRALSRVDVLPEPERRRVVEEWNATDAPRPDACLHELFEAQVERTPDAAALTFEDQTLTYAELNARANRLAHHLRGRGVGPDVRVGLCVERSLEMMVGLLGVLKAGGAYVALDPEYPEERLRYMLVDSEPALLLTHGSAAERLGGLGVPVVALGRDASSWADRPATNPGRGGLTPHHLVYVIYTSGSTGRPKGVMVEHRSAANALGWMQQAWRLGPGDAVLQKTPYSFDASLRELLLTLLAGARLVLARPGGQRDPAYLVETVRREGVTVLHFVPSFLQVLAQEPGFAGCAALKRVVCGGEPLAPELVR; encoded by the coding sequence ATGCAGTCCACTCTGACGCTCACCGAGCGCGAAAGGCTCCTGGAGCTGGCGCGTGCCGCCAGGCTCGAGCGCAGCTGGTCGCAGCTGTCCCCGATCGAGCCGGCGGACCGGGGCGCTCGCCTGCCGCTGTCGTTCGCGCAGCAGCGGCTCTGGTTCCTGGAGCAGCTCGGGGCGCTGGGGAGCGCGTACCACATCCCGGGCCGGCTGCGCCTCCGGGGCGAGCTGGACGCGGGGGCGCTGGCGCGCGCGCTGGAGCGGATCGTGGCGCGCCACGAGGCGCTGCGGACCACCTTCGCGGCGGTGGACGGCGAGCCGGAGCAGCGCGTCGCGCCGGCCGCAGGGAGCCGCTTCCACCTGGCCGCGCACGACCTGCGGGGCCGCGCCGGGGCCGACGCGGAGCTGGAGCGCCTGAGCGCCGAAGAGGCGGACGCGCCGTTCGACCTGGAGCGGGGCCCGCTCGTCCGCGGGCGCCTGGTCCGGCTGGCGAAAGACGACCACGTGCTCCTGCTGACCATGCACCACATCGTGGCCGACGCGTGGTCGATGGGCGTGCTGGTCGACGAGCTGGCCGCGCTGTACGGCGCGTACCGGGAGGGCGGGGACGACCCGCTCCCGCCGCTGCCGGTGCAGTACGCCGACTACGCGGCGTGGCAGCGGCGCTGGGTGGACGGCGAGGTCCTCCGGCGGCAGGCCGACTACTGGACGCGCACGCTCGCCGGCGCCCCCGAGCTGCTGGAGCTGCCGGCGGACCACCCGCGCCCCGCGCGGCAGGACCATTCCGGCGGGGCTGTGCGGGTGGAGCTGGACGAGGCGCTCACGGCGGGGCTCAAGGTACTGGGCCGCCGGCACGGGGCCACGCTGTTCATGACCCTGCTCGCCGGCTGGGCCACGGTGCTCGGTCGGCTCTCGGGGCAGGACGACGTGGTGGTCGGCACGCCCACGGCCAACCGCGGCCGCAAGGAGGTCGAGGGGCTGGTCGGGCTCTTCGTCAACACGCTGGCGCTGCGCGTGGACCTGTCGGACTCGCCCACGGTGGCCGGGCTGCTGGAGCGGGTGAAGGCGCGCGCGCTGGAGGCGCAGCAGAACCAGGACATCCCCTTCGAGCAGGTGGTGGAGCTGCTGCGGCCGGCGCGCAGCCTGGCGCACCACCCCGTGTTCCAGGTGATGTTCGCCTGGCAGAGCGCGCCGCGGGCGAGCCGCGAGCTGCCGGGGGTGGAGCTGGCGCTCATGCGGGGCTCCCGGCGGGTGACGGCCAAGTTCGACCTGGAGCTGAGGCTCGGCGAAGCGGGCGGGCGGGTCGAGGGGGTGGTGGAGTACGCGGCGTCGCTCTTCGAGCGGGCCACGGTGGAGCGCTGGGCGGGCTACCTGCGGCGCGTGCTGGAAGCGATGGCGGCGGGCGACGGCCGGAGCGTGGAGCGGCTGGAGCTGCTCTCCGACGCCGAGCGCCGGCAGGTGGTCGAGGAGTGGAACGCCACCGCCGCCGACTATCCGCGCGACGTGTGCGTGCACGAGCTGTTCGAGGCGCAGGTGGAGCGGACGCCCGGCGCCGTGGCGCTGGTGTGCGCGGGCGAGGCGCTGACGTACCGGGAGCTGGACGCCAGGGCGAACCGCCTCGCGCGCCACCTGCGCGGGCGGGGGGTGGGCCCCGAGACGCGGGTGGGGATCTGCCTGCCGCGCACCCCCGACCTGGTGGTCTCGCTCCTGGCGGTGCTCAAGGCCGGCGGCGCCTACGTGCCGCTGGAGCCGAACTACCCGCGGGAGCGGCTCGGCTTCATGCTGGAGGACGCGGAGGTGGAGACCATCGTGACCACCTCCGAGCTCGCCGGGCGGCTGCCGGAAGGAGGGGCCCGGGCGCTGCGCCTGGACGTCCTCCGCGACGAGATCGCCCGCGAGAGCGACGCCGCGCCCGGGTCCGGGGCCGCGCCGGGGAACCTCTCGCACGTGATCTTCACCTCCGGCTCCACCGGCCGGCCCAAGGGGGTGATGATCCGCCACTCGTCGGGGGTGGCGCGCCTCTGCTGGCTGCGCGAGAACGTCGGCGACGCGGAGCGCTCGGCGGTGCTCTTCTCCTCTTCCGCCAGCTTCGACGTCTCCTTCACCGAGGTGTTCGGCGCGCTGGCGTGGGGCGGCAGGCTGGTGGTGGCGGAGAACGCGCTGGCGCTGGCGAGCCTCCCCGAGCCGGTGACCTACGCCAGCATGGTCCCCACCGCCGCGGCGGAGCTGCTGCGCACGGGCGGCTTCCCGGCCTGCGTGAAGGTCGTCCTCTTCGCGGGCGAGACGCTCCCCCCCGAGGTCGTCCACGCGCTCCACGCCCTCGGCACCCTCGAGCGGGTGGTCAACCTCTACGGCCCCACCGAAGACACCACCTACTCCACCTCCTGGCCGGTGCCGGAGGGGGCCCGGCACATCTCCATCGGCCGTCCCATGGCCCTCACCCGCGCCTACGTGCTGGACGGGGAGCTCCAGCCGGCGCCGGTGGGCGTGGCGGGCGACCTCTACCTGGCCGGCGAGGGGCTCGCGCGCGGATACGCCCGCCGCCCCGGCCTGACGGCCGCCTCCTTCCTCCCGGACCCGTTCGGCCCGCCGGGGAGCCGGGTGTACCGCACCCTGGACCGGGCGCGCTGGCGCGGCGACGGGACGCTGGAGTTCGCCGGCCGCGCGGACTTCCAGGTGAAGGTGCGGGGCTTCCGCATCGAGCCGGGGGAGATCGAGTCGCGGCTGGTCGAGCACCCGGGCGTGCGCGCGGCGGTGGTGGTGGCGCGCGGCGACACCCCCGCGGACCGGCGTCTGGTCGCCTACTACGTCGGCGACGCCGTCGGCGCGGACGCACTGCGCGCGCACCTGGCGGAGCGCCTCCCGGAGTACATGGTGCCGGCGGCCTTCGTGGCGCTGGAGCGGCTCCCCGTCACCCCCAACGGCAAGCTGGACCGCCGGGCGCTCCCGGATCCCGGGGCCGACGCGTACGCGCGGCGCGGCTACGAGGCCCCGGTGGGCGAGGTCGAGACCGCGCTGGCGGAGGTCTGGTCGGAGGTGCTGGGGGTGGAGCGGGTGGGGCGCCGCGACCACTTCTTCGAGCTGGGCGGCCACTCGCTCCTGGCGGTCCGGCTGGCCGAGCGGATGCGGCGGCGGGGGCTCTACGCCGAGGTCGCCGCGCTGTTCGCCACGCCCACGCTGGCCGAGCTCGCCGCCGCGGTCGGCGGGGCGCCGCGCGAGGTGCGGGCGCCCGCGAACGGGATCCCCACCCCCTGCGACGCCGTCACCCCCGAGATGCTTCCCCTGGTGGAGCTGAGCCAGGCGGAGATCGACCGCGTCGCGGCGGGGGTGGCGGGCGGCGCGGCGAACGTCCAGGACGTCTACCCGCTGGCGCCGCTGCAGGAGGGGATCCTCTTCCACCACCTGGCGGCGGCGGAGGGCGACCCGTACCTGATGGCGGGGCTCTACGGCTTCGACGACCGCGCGCGGCTGGACGCGTGGCTGGCGGCGCTGCGGGCGGTGGTCGCCCGGCACGACGTCCTGCGCACCTCGGTGGCGTGGGAGGGGCTGCGCGAGCCGGTGCAGGTGGTGTGGCGCGAGGCCCCGCTGCGGGTGGAGGAGGTGGAGCTGGACCCCGCCGGCGGCGACGCGGCGGAGCAGCTCTACCGCCGCTTCGACCCCCGGCGCCACCGCATCGACGTGCGCCGGGCGCCGCTGCTGCGCCTCCACGTGGCGCGCGACGAGGCCCGCGGCCGCTGGCTGCTGCTGCTTCTCCTCCACCACCTCTGCAGCGACCACGCCTCGCTCGAGGTGCTGCAGGAGGAGGTCCGGGCGCACCTGGAGGGGCGCGCGGACCTTCTCCCGGCGCCGCCGCCCTTCCGCGACTACGTGGCGCAGGCGCGGCTGGGGGTGGGCCGCGGCGAGCACGAGGCGTTCTTCCGCGAGCTGCTGGGCGGCGTGGAGGAGCCCACGGCGCCGTTCGGGCTGCTGGACGCGTGGGGCGACGGGTCGGGGATCGCCGAGGCGGCGCTGGCGGTGGACCCCGCCCTGGCGGCGCGGCTCGGCGAGCGGGCGCGGGCGCTGGGGGTGAGCGCGGCCGCCGTGTGCCACGTCGCGTGGGCGCAGGTCCTGGCGCGGGCGTCGGGCCGCGGCGACGTGGTGTTCGGGACCGTGCTCTTCGGGCGGATGAGCGGAGGCGCGGGGTCCGACCGGGCGCTGGGGCCGTTCATCAACACGCTCCCGGTCCGCGTGCGGGTGGCCTCGCAGGGGGTGGAGGCGGCGGTGCTGGGGACGCACCGGCAGCTGGCGGAGCTGCTGCGGCACGAGCACGCCTCGCTGGCGCTGGCGCAGCGGTGCAGCGGTGTGGCCGCGCCAGCGCCGCTCTTCACCGCACTCCTCAACTACCGCCACAGCCGGCGGCCGGGAGAGGCGGGCGCGTCCGGGATGCGGGGGCTCCGCGCGAATGCGCGCACCAACTACCCGCTCACGCTCGCGGTGGACGACCTGGGAGACGGCCTCGCGCTCCGGGCGTTCGCCCCGGCCACGGTGGGCCCGGAGCGGGTGTGCGCGATGGTGCACCGGGCGCTGGAGGGGGTGGTGGAGGCGCTGGAGGCGGAGCCGGGGCGCGCGCTGTCGCGGGTGGACGTGCTTCCCGAGCCCGAGCGGCGGCGGGTGGTGGAGGAGTGGAACGCCACCGACGCGCCCCGCCCCGACGCCTGCCTGCACGAGCTGTTCGAAGCGCAGGTGGAGCGGACTCCGGATGCGGCCGCGCTCACGTTCGAGGACCAGACGCTCACCTACGCCGAGCTGAACGCCCGCGCGAACCGGCTGGCGCACCACCTCCGCGGGCGCGGCGTGGGTCCGGACGTGCGCGTGGGGCTGTGCGTGGAGCGGAGCCTGGAGATGATGGTGGGGCTGCTGGGGGTGCTGAAGGCGGGGGGCGCGTACGTGGCGCTGGACCCCGAGTACCCCGAGGAGCGTCTGCGCTACATGCTGGTCGACAGCGAGCCGGCGCTCTTGCTGACGCACGGGTCCGCGGCGGAGCGGCTGGGCGGCCTGGGCGTGCCGGTGGTGGCGCTCGGGCGCGACGCCTCGTCTTGGGCGGATCGGCCGGCGACGAACCCCGGACGCGGCGGCCTGACGCCACACCACCTGGTGTACGTGATCTACACCTCGGGCTCGACGGGCCGTCCCAAGGGGGTGATGGTCGAGCACAGGAGCGCGGCCAACGCGCTCGGCTGGATGCAGCAGGCGTGGCGGCTGGGTCCTGGCGACGCGGTGCTGCAGAAGACACCGTACAGCTTCGACGCCTCGCTGCGGGAGCTGCTGCTGACGCTGCTGGCGGGGGCGCGCCTGGTGCTGGCGCGCCCCGGCGGGCAGCGCGACCCCGCCTACCTGGTGGAGACCGTGCGCCGCGAGGGCGTCACCGTGCTCCACTTCGTCCCCTCCTTCCTCCAGGTGCTGGCGCAGGAGCCGGGCTTCGCCGGCTGCGCCGCGCTGAAGCGGGTGGTGTGCGGGGGCGAGCCGCTGGCTCCCGAGCTGGTGCGG